From the Sebastes fasciatus isolate fSebFas1 chromosome 3, fSebFas1.pri, whole genome shotgun sequence genome, one window contains:
- the LOC141765117 gene encoding NACHT, LRR and PYD domains-containing protein 3-like — protein MGLQNYLKTTLKNKYQKLDEAYSENSLLPPRLCHRPLEHYPLSNLHQHELRYVDNSDLHTWLLFETVPLTDILSCDCKHKSSKRTVITLGVCGVGKTTTVQSCALEWAKGKGYHNIQLLFPLTFWELNLIKRKLSLIELLQMFYPELKELDISSLNENNVWFVLDGLDEYHLSLNFSCPTVSDVTEVSTVDTLVTNLIRGTLLPNAHIWITTRFSAATQIPDCYLLKETEVQGFSDEQKEQHFRTVIRNDDLANKAIDHVKISRSLNFLCQIPPICTIMANVLKDHLKSHDGFKINPLNLTQIYTNLVKASNSDIVAKLKKLALLHIGEGNVLYELDLLESDISVEEASTFSKECPLVLREEKGLHNTTVFRFGHSSIQEFFAASAKLDNIERGRIWSNRCRFLVDNALQSAEGKSDVFLRFIFGLIKERGMLEPTDPLFEYTKKKILENILSYSAVGLFHCLREYDSQALLTEVKFFLKFGFSPIHGFSQMHWNFMLQRTFNFEGIRDSFEMPVSTRCDERLLRQLPAILKSRKAMLRFCNLTDKCCSALAAVLSTKESYLRELDLGYNSISDNGVRELVEGLSDQNCSLKTVKLQACGMTSHACKYLATALRQSPKLQELDLRMNEIGDDGLRHLANGLGSPECQLETLKLSQCNIEHKGCCCLASALQKNPGSLKELDLSINMVGDKGANELFKKCDISQLTKLEMYHCGLTVLSCGSIGEALKFENSTLVELNLSSNNLRDAGFALICQGMYAWCSLEKLNVSRCGITGTGCNYLAKVLCSVSQLYSGMMRKTDWQAVELKDIDLSMNCFRDNGVKEIAAGLTNPYSHLKTLNLSHCSLTDACCAELASGLSSKESVVSELDLSGNDIRDKGVKKLCVGLRSPQSKLEKLSLRSCGLSSRSIQFLTAALKSNPQYLAELHLMGNNLEDSAIRVLVELTKNQKYCLHTIDASAD, from the exons ATGGGTCTCCAAAATTATCTGAAAACCACACTGAAgaacaaatatcagaaactggATGAAGCATACTCTGAAAACTCATTGCTTCCTCCAAGACTTTGCCATCGGCCTCTCGAGCACTACCCATTATCTAATTTGCACCAGCATGAGTTAAGATATGTTGACAACTCTGACCTCCATACTTGGCTTCTTTTTGAAACCGTGCCGCTCACAGATATTTTATCGTGCGACTGCAAACACAAGAGCAGCAAAAGAACAGTCATCACTTTAGGAGTGTGTGGAGTTGGAAAAACCACAACGGTGCAGAGTTGTGCTCTCGAGTGGGCCAAAGGGAAAGGGTACCACAACATCCAGCTCCTGTTTCCTCTCACGTTCTGGGAGTTAAATTTGATAAAACGCAAATTGAGCCTAATTGAACTTCTCCAGATGTTTTACCCTGAATTGAAGGAGCTTGACATTTCCAGCCTGAATGAAAACAACGTGTGGTTTGTCCTCGACGGACTGGATGAGTATCATCTCTCACTGAACTTCAGCTGTCCAACTGTGAGTGATGTTACTGAGGTTTCCACTGTGGATACTCTAGTGACCAATCTGATCAGGGGGACTTTACTTCCCAATGCTCATATATGGATAACAACCCGATTTTCAGCGGCAACACAAATCCCTGATTGCTATTTGCTTAAAGAGACTGAGGTTCAAGGGTTCAGTGATGAACAGAAGGAGCAGCACTTCAGGACGGTTATCAGAAATGATGATCTGGCCAACAAAGCCATCGACCATGTGAAAATATCAAGGAGTCTGAACTTCCTTTGTCAGATTCCTCCAATCTGCACCATCATGGCAAATGTGTTGAAGGATCATCTAAAATCACATGATGGGTTCAAAATCAATCCCCTGAATTTAACCCAGATTTACACAAATCTGGTCAAAGCATCAAACTCAGACATTGTCGCCAAGCTAAAAAAGCTCGCCCTGCTTCATATAGGAGAGGGTAATGTATTGTATGAGCTTGATCTTCTAGAGAGTGACATAAGTGTTGAGGAAGCGTCAACTTTCTCCAAAGAGTGCCCACTTGTGTTGAGAGAAGAGAAGGGGCTGCATAACACCACCGTGTTTCGCTTTGGTCACTCAAGCATTCAGGAGTTCTTTGCTGCGTCTGCTAAACTGGACAATATTGAAAGAGGTCGTATCTGGTCTAACCGTTGTCGTTTTCTGGTGGACAACGCGCTGCAGAGTGCTGAGGGAAAATCGGATGTCTTTCTTCGCTTCATCTTTGGCCTCATTAAGGAACGCGGCATGTTGGAGCCCACTGATCCGCTGTTTGAGTATACCAAGAAGAAGATCCTGGAGAACATTCTGTCTTACAGCGCTGTGGGTCTGTTCCACTGTCTGAGGGAGTACGACAGCCAGGCTTTACTGACTGAAGTCAAGTTCTTTCTGAAGTTTGGCTTCTCTCCAATCCATGGTTTCTCACAAATGCACTGGAACTTCATGTTGCAAAGGACGTTCAATTTTGAAGGGATTAGAGATAGTTTTGAGATGCCAGTGTCCACGAGATGTGATGAAAGACTCCTCAGGCAGCTACCCGCTATTTTAAAATCCAGGAAAGCCAT GCTGCGATTCTGTAACCTGACAGATAAGTGTTGTTCAGCCTTAGCAGCAGTCCTGAGCACAAAAGAGTCCTacctgagagagctggacctgggATACAACAGCATCAGTGACAATGGAGTCAGGGAACTTGTGGAGGGGCTGAGCGATCAAAACTGCAGTCTGAAAACAGTGAAGTTGCAAGCCTGTGGGATGACCTCGCACGCCTGTAAATACCTGGCCACGGCCCTGAGACAGTCCCCAAAACTCCAAGAGTTGGATCTCCGCATGAACGAAATAGGAGATGACGGACTGAGACATCTTGCAAATGGTTTGGGATCTCCTGAATGCCAGTTAGAAACACTCAA ACTATCACAGTGCAACATTGAGCACAAGGGCTGCTGTtgtctggcctcagctctgcaGAAGAACCCCGGCAGCCTGAAAGAGTTGGATCTGAGCATCAACATGGTCGGAGACAAGGGGGCCAACGAGCTCTTTAAGAAATGTGATATATCGCAGCTAACAAAGCTGGA GATGTACCACTGTGGCCTCACTGTGTTAAGCTGCGGAAGTATCGGGGAAGCTCTGAAGTTTGAAAACAGCACTCTGGTAGAGCTCAATCTGAGCAGCAACAACTTGAGAGACGCAGGGTTTGCGCTCATCTGCCAAGGCATGTACGCATGGTGTAGTCTGGAAAAACTCAA TGTTTCAAGATGTGGAATCACTGGTACGGGTTGCAATTATTTGGCGAAGGTGCTGTGTTCAGTCTCCCAGCTCTACAGCGGGATGATGCGAAAAACAGACTGGCAGGCAGTGGAGCTGAAAGACATCGACCTCAGCATGAACTGCTTCAGAGACAACGGAGTCAAAGAAATCGCAGCTGGACTGACGAATCCATACAGCCATCTGAAAACTCTCAA CCTGAGTCACTGCAGCCTGACTGATGCCTGTTGTGCAGAGCTCGCGTCAGGACTTTCGTCAAAGGAGAGTGTCGTTAGCGAGCTGGACCTGTCGGGCAATGACATTCGGGATAAGGGAGTGAAGAAACTCTGTGTGGGACTCAGAAGCCCTCAAAGTAAACTTGAGAAGTTGTC ACTGAGGAGCTGTGGTCTGAGCTCGAGGAGCATTCAGTTCCTGACCGCCGCCCTGAAGTCAAACCCCCAATATCTGGCAGAGCTGCATCTGATGGGCAACAATCTGGAAGACTCAGCAATCAGAGTGCTTGTGGAACTGACGAAGAACCAGAAATACTGCTTACATACCATAGA TGCATCAGCAGATTGA